A region of Ictidomys tridecemlineatus isolate mIctTri1 chromosome 4, mIctTri1.hap1, whole genome shotgun sequence DNA encodes the following proteins:
- the LOC144377447 gene encoding tripartite motif-containing protein 43-like, translated as MKGLESFKHRTEQSREDSVKDEFRIRSAHRAQAELAPFCWTQDLMSCIQKGEKKKKRMDSDILQRELTCSICMNYLIDPVTICCGHSFCWPCLCLLWEEAQTPAHCPMCREPLQQIDFKSNIRLNNLVSIVRKASVRHFLSSKDHMCVTHKERKIFCEENKTLLCSLCSNSQEHGAHRHCPIEEAVEQYREKFVKLMRSLWKKIQENQRNLKEESRKINQWVWYVHLHRENTKAAYRMLHPSVHEEEKEHLETLLKERKLTIQKIKKSKAKMLQKGKQLKKDYQELMKMCHKPHVELFENLEDTLAEYELVFLHMPQPVRPQLSAQPITGLRDELNHFQVNISFRNEISSHNVVLCDARRLMFGEDDEDEALNSDRSNCFAAWGDQIFTSGKHYWELDVCGSWDWAVGVCRDPVVRKNHTLLESEDMFLLLCVKEDTHFSLLTTSPIFSLYIERPMGRVGVFLDFQSGSVSFLNATRSSLIWTYRIGSLNFPVRPFIFHSPHIIRDNSGN; from the exons gggaaaaaaagaagaaaagaatggacTCAGACATCCTGCAGAGAGAACTCACCTGCTCCATCTGCATGAACTATCTTATAGACCCAGTCACCATATGCTGTGGGCACAGCTTTTGTTGGCCCTGTCTCTGCCTTTTGTGGGAAGAAGCCCAAACTCCTGCACATTGCCCTATGTGCAGGGAGCCATTACAGCAGATTGACTTCAAGAGCAATATCCGTTTAAATAATCTGGTATCCATTGTCAGAAAAGCCAGTGTCAGGCATTTCCTGAGCTCTAAGGATCACATGTGTGTGACCCACAAGGAGAGAAAGATCTTCTGTGAAGAGAACAAGACCCTGCTGTGTTCGCTCTGCTCCAACTCCCAGGAGCATGGGGCTCACAGACACTGTCCCATTGAAGAGGCTGTTGAGCAGTACAGG GAGAAGTTTGTAAAACTAATGAGATCTCTTTGGAAAAAGATCCAAGAAAACCAGAGAAATCTAAAAGAAGAGAGCAGAAAAATTAACCAATGGGTT TGGTATGTGCATCTGCACAGAGAGAATACCAAGGCAGCTTATAGGAtgctgcatcccagtgtccatgaagaagaaaaagaacatttggaGACACTTTTAAAGGAACGCAAATTGACTAtacagaaaattaagaaaagcaAAGCCAAAATGCTTCAAAAGGGGAAACAGCTAAAGAAAGACTATCAGGAGCTGATGAAAATGTGCCATAAACCACATGTGGAGCTGTTTGAG AATTTAGAAGACACATTGGCAGA GTATGAGTTAGTGTTCCTGCACATGCCCCAGCCTGTGAGGCCACAGCTCAGTGCTCAGCCCATTACTGGACTGAGAGATGAACTTAACCACTTCCAAG TGAACATTTCCTTCCGTAATGAAATAAGCAGTCACAATGTAGTGCTGTGTGATGCAAGAAGACTGATGTTTGGAGAAGATGATGAAGATGAAGCTTTGAATTCTGACAGATCAAACTGTTTTGCTGCATGGGGAGATCAGATCTTCACTTCTGGGAAACATTACTGGGAGCTGGATGTGTGTGGCTCCTGGGACTGGGCTGTGGGAGTCTGTAGGGATCCTGTGGTAAGGAAGAACCACACACTGCTTGAATCTGAGGACATGTTTCTCCTTTTATGTGTGAAGGAGGACACACATTTCAGTCTCTTGACCACCTCCCCAATATTTTCTCTCTATATAGAGAGACCTATGGGCCGTGTTGGTGTGTTCCTTGATTTTCAAAGTGGAAGTGTGAGTTTTTTGAATGCTACCAGGAGTTCCCTTATATGGACATATCGTATTGGGTCCCTGAATTTCCCTGTCAGGCCATTTATTTTCCACAGTCCACACATAATTAGGGATAATTCAGGAAACTAA